In one window of Desulfovibrio sp. DNA:
- a CDS encoding DUF362 domain-containing protein — protein sequence MDGAISRCALTEEDAAVLRTVAMTGKGAFTQGLEGATVYFTRDISSVGLTKIYGHLMQGRSLPGRVAVKLHSGEPGGQNYPAPALIKDLVQSVSGTIVECNTAYAGKRFNTADHMVALKEHGFTEIAPVDIMDENGSISLPFARGKHITENYVGAHFANYDSFVILSHFKGHAMAGFGGAIKNVAIGIASAEGKMWIHTGGETRALGKFIRCYKVKKELFLESMAEAAGSVVEKLGTDRIVYVSLMNNLSIDCDCNKNPAPAELDDIGVLASFDPVALDRACVDLVYAADSEKNASLRERIESRNGIHVLDHAESLGIGRQQYTLVGIDA from the coding sequence ATGGATGGGGCAATTAGCAGATGCGCCCTCACTGAAGAGGACGCAGCCGTGCTGCGTACCGTGGCCATGACAGGCAAAGGGGCTTTTACCCAGGGGCTGGAAGGAGCGACTGTATATTTTACCAGAGATATCAGTTCCGTCGGGCTGACAAAAATCTACGGGCATCTGATGCAGGGCCGTTCGTTGCCGGGGAGGGTGGCGGTGAAGCTGCACTCTGGAGAACCGGGGGGGCAGAACTATCCCGCGCCAGCGTTGATCAAAGATCTTGTGCAGTCTGTGAGCGGAACCATCGTTGAGTGCAATACTGCCTATGCCGGAAAGCGCTTCAATACGGCAGACCATATGGTCGCCCTCAAGGAACACGGTTTTACGGAGATTGCTCCGGTCGATATCATGGATGAAAACGGCTCCATCAGTCTGCCGTTTGCGCGGGGCAAGCACATCACAGAAAATTACGTTGGCGCGCATTTTGCCAACTACGATTCCTTCGTGATTTTATCCCACTTCAAAGGACACGCCATGGCGGGTTTTGGCGGGGCCATCAAGAATGTGGCCATCGGCATTGCTTCCGCTGAAGGAAAAATGTGGATCCACACCGGCGGAGAAACTCGGGCCCTTGGCAAATTCATCCGATGCTACAAGGTAAAAAAAGAACTGTTTCTGGAATCAATGGCTGAAGCGGCAGGTTCTGTGGTTGAAAAACTGGGTACGGACAGAATCGTTTATGTCAGCCTGATGAACAACCTGTCCATTGACTGTGATTGCAACAAGAATCCCGCGCCTGCAGAGCTGGACGACATTGGCGTTCTGGCATCCTTTGACCCTGTGGCCCTGGATCGGGCCTGCGTTGACCTTGTTTATGCCGCAGACAGCGAAAAAAACGCTTCGTTGCGTGAACGTATTGAGTCCCGCAATGGGATACATGTGCTTGATCACGCCGAATCACTCGGAATTGGCCGTCAGCAGTATACGCTTGTGGGCATTGACGCATGA
- a CDS encoding undecaprenyl-diphosphate phosphatase gives MDNLLTAFILSIVEGLTEFLPVSSSGHLILVGDLLGFAGEKAATFDVVIQLGAILAVVVLYWKRFWGLVRPQPYVRFAGMRGITLLILTSLPACVLGLLLHSYIKEFLFRPATVLIALVVGALCMIFVEKRKFKTTCISLDDMTPKLALGIGCFQCLALWPGFSRSAATIMGGMLLGAKRPLAAEYSFIAAVPIMVAATGYDLLKNLSMFTSADIPFFLVGMIGSFVSALLAVKVFVALVGRMTLVPFAVYRLLIAPFVYYFMVN, from the coding sequence ATGGACAACTTGCTCACTGCCTTTATTCTGAGCATTGTTGAGGGACTAACAGAATTTTTGCCGGTGTCTTCCTCCGGCCACCTCATTCTTGTTGGCGATTTGCTCGGTTTTGCCGGTGAAAAGGCGGCCACCTTTGACGTTGTTATTCAGCTCGGGGCCATTCTTGCGGTTGTGGTGCTTTACTGGAAGCGGTTTTGGGGCCTGGTTCGCCCCCAGCCCTATGTCCGCTTTGCGGGCATGCGCGGCATTACACTGCTTATTCTTACGTCGTTGCCTGCCTGCGTTCTTGGCCTTCTGCTGCATTCCTACATCAAGGAATTCCTGTTCCGCCCGGCCACCGTGCTTATTGCTCTGGTGGTGGGCGCGCTGTGCATGATCTTTGTTGAAAAGCGCAAGTTCAAGACAACCTGCATCAGCCTTGACGACATGACGCCAAAGCTGGCCCTGGGCATCGGCTGCTTTCAGTGCCTTGCCCTCTGGCCCGGTTTTTCGCGCTCTGCGGCAACCATAATGGGCGGCATGCTCTTGGGGGCCAAAAGGCCTTTGGCAGCGGAGTATTCCTTTATTGCGGCTGTACCCATTATGGTGGCGGCCACTGGCTACGATCTGCTGAAAAACCTGAGTATGTTCACTTCTGCCGATATTCCCTTTTTTCTTGTGGGCATGATCGGCTCTTTTGTGTCAGCCTTGCTGGCGGTGAAGGTTTTTGTAGCCCTGGTGGGGCGCATGACCCTGGTGCCCTTTGCCGTTTACCGGCTGCTCATCGCGCCCTTTGTGTATTATTTTATGGTGAACTGA
- the focA gene encoding formate transporter FocA, translating into MFYKKCIYEQIIKHLILFHNIFIEKEAVLRVMLKEWIMNHIAFDALNPAQLYEKVLPVMEEKAMKNRRKVFLAAVMAGVFIGLGFVYCAMANVAGAGKIVGGLVFSLGLMLVVVCGGDLFTSSTLTLIPRAHGSVTWRQVFANWGVVYVGNFVGSILLVMIVLLSGHPWESGGNVALFYINTTAHKLDHTFVEAVFLGILCNLMVCLGVWMSYAGRSLLDKMAACLLPVGLFIACGFEHSVANMFMIPIGIICSQIMPPEVAAKLASPHALTSELTWWNFLIKNLIPVTLGNIIGGGILVGLYQWNLHSPIRNKQSDRFCPPENPRHNGLHDLHGDGRA; encoded by the coding sequence ATGTTTTATAAAAAATGCATTTATGAACAAATTATAAAGCATCTTATTCTGTTTCATAATATTTTTATAGAAAAAGAAGCGGTATTACGGGTAATGCTTAAGGAGTGGATCATGAATCATATCGCTTTTGACGCGCTTAACCCCGCGCAACTGTATGAAAAAGTTTTGCCCGTCATGGAAGAAAAGGCCATGAAAAATCGGCGCAAAGTTTTCCTGGCCGCAGTAATGGCCGGAGTATTCATTGGGCTGGGGTTTGTTTATTGCGCTATGGCTAATGTGGCCGGCGCGGGGAAGATTGTGGGCGGCCTGGTATTCAGCCTGGGGTTGATGCTGGTTGTGGTGTGCGGCGGCGACCTGTTCACGTCATCGACTCTGACGCTTATTCCCCGCGCCCACGGCTCAGTTACCTGGCGGCAGGTCTTTGCTAACTGGGGCGTAGTTTACGTCGGCAATTTTGTGGGCAGTATTCTGCTGGTCATGATTGTGCTGCTTAGTGGACATCCATGGGAAAGCGGCGGCAATGTGGCGTTGTTCTATATTAACACCACCGCGCACAAGCTTGATCATACATTTGTGGAAGCTGTATTCCTGGGTATCTTGTGCAACCTTATGGTTTGTCTTGGCGTATGGATGAGCTATGCCGGGCGTTCCTTGCTGGATAAAATGGCGGCTTGCCTTCTCCCTGTGGGACTGTTCATCGCTTGTGGTTTTGAACATAGTGTAGCAAATATGTTCATGATTCCCATAGGCATCATTTGCAGTCAGATTATGCCGCCAGAAGTGGCGGCCAAACTGGCGTCTCCCCATGCGCTTACTTCAGAACTTACTTGGTGGAATTTTTTGATTAAAAATCTTATCCCCGTCACCTTGGGCAACATCATTGGCGGGGGCATTCTGGTGGGGCTCTATCAGTGGAATCTCCACAGTCCCATAAGGAACAAGCAGTCCGACAGATTCTGCCCTCCTGAAAATCCGAGGCACAACGGCCTGCACGACCTTCACGGTGACGGACGCGCCTGA
- the folE2 gene encoding GTP cyclohydrolase FolE2, with the protein MEDVQIGPATIPLHINRVGVRGISMPMLVRRRGSDMPQHTVADVELGVDLPPTFKGTHMSRFVETIQRHAGLGLDYNVISKILEEMRDHLRAERSFASFGFKYFLDRKAPASGIVSTMHYACRLAGEAVPVSNRTPPWHVRHSMEVVVPVMTVCPCSKAISDVGAHTQRTEVRMTVQMSGWVWIEELIDIAESSGSSPVYTLLKREDEKFVTEHAFARPVFVEDVVRNVAAALSENPNISHFRVEVESAESIHAHNAFATIESC; encoded by the coding sequence ATGGAAGATGTTCAAATCGGCCCCGCAACCATTCCTCTGCACATAAACCGGGTGGGCGTGCGGGGCATATCCATGCCCATGCTGGTGCGTCGTCGTGGTTCTGACATGCCGCAACATACAGTGGCCGATGTGGAACTGGGCGTGGATCTTCCCCCCACATTCAAAGGCACGCACATGAGCCGGTTTGTGGAAACTATCCAGAGACATGCCGGCCTAGGCTTGGATTACAATGTAATCAGTAAAATACTTGAAGAGATGCGTGACCACTTGCGAGCGGAACGATCTTTCGCATCTTTTGGTTTTAAATATTTTTTGGACCGTAAGGCCCCGGCCAGCGGCATTGTTTCTACCATGCACTATGCCTGTCGTCTGGCCGGAGAAGCCGTGCCGGTTTCCAACCGGACTCCACCCTGGCATGTGCGGCACTCTATGGAAGTCGTTGTCCCGGTCATGACCGTCTGCCCGTGCTCCAAAGCCATCAGCGATGTCGGGGCCCACACCCAGCGTACGGAAGTGCGCATGACAGTGCAGATGTCCGGATGGGTGTGGATTGAAGAGTTGATTGATATAGCCGAATCCTCCGGCTCATCGCCAGTATATACGCTGCTTAAACGTGAGGATGAGAAGTTTGTTACTGAACATGCTTTTGCGCGGCCCGTCTTTGTAGAGGATGTCGTGCGCAATGTGGCTGCGGCATTGTCTGAAAATCCAAATATATCCCATTTCAGGGTTGAGGTGGAAAGCGCTGAATCCATACATGCGCACAATGCGTTTGCTACCATTGAATCCTGCTAG
- the metG gene encoding methionine--tRNA ligase — protein sequence MNTFFITTPIYYVNAKPHLGHAYTTVVADAMARFHRLLGQDTLFLTGTDEHGDKIVQAAEKEGKSPKEFVDGISALFQSLWPKLDIANDRFVRTTDEAHKASVQAFMQKVYDAGDIYFGEFGGHYCYGCERFYTEKELENGLCPQHLVKPEFISEKNYFFRMSKYLPWLKEHIEQNPSFIRPERYRSEVLAMLESGALEDLCISRPKSRLTWGIELPFDKDYVCYVWFDALINYISALNWPDGKDFEHFWPGEHLVAKDILKPHAVFWPTMLKAAGLPQYKHLDVHGYWLVRDTKMSKSLGNVVEPEAMSQRFGTDAFRYFLLREMHFGSDASFSDEALISRINADLANDLGNLFSRVLSMTAKYFGSRIPAPKAFDEADEAIIELTATAMRNFSQLFGNVQFSQGLESLWELVRALNKYVDSQGPWALHKQGNMERLATVMYVLLSAMRKTAVCLWPVMPVACAKMLEQLGQPVEPGMPPVRALEAEMDNFDGLVPGTAVAEASNLFPRIEVKKDSGEADKAKAAKAEKKAAKQQNAANSQPKAVNADADQVGADLTGAAAGKPNIDFDHFKALDMRIGTVLVAEKHPNADRILRLEIDFGEGQPRQILSGLAEHYSPEAMVGKRVCAVLNLEPRKIRGLVSHGMVLTAGNDSGLTLLGLDSDVPNGSEIA from the coding sequence GTGAACACCTTTTTTATCACGACGCCCATTTACTATGTCAATGCCAAACCCCATCTGGGGCATGCCTATACCACTGTCGTGGCTGATGCCATGGCCCGGTTTCACAGGCTGCTCGGGCAGGACACGCTCTTTCTTACGGGCACGGACGAACACGGCGACAAGATCGTGCAGGCTGCTGAAAAAGAAGGTAAATCTCCCAAGGAATTTGTGGACGGCATCAGCGCCCTTTTTCAGTCTCTCTGGCCCAAGCTGGATATTGCCAACGACCGCTTTGTGCGCACCACCGATGAGGCGCACAAGGCCTCGGTGCAGGCTTTTATGCAGAAAGTTTACGATGCCGGGGATATCTATTTCGGCGAGTTCGGCGGCCACTATTGCTATGGCTGTGAGCGCTTCTATACCGAAAAGGAACTGGAAAACGGCCTTTGCCCACAGCACCTGGTCAAGCCGGAATTTATCAGCGAAAAGAACTATTTTTTCCGCATGTCCAAGTATTTGCCCTGGCTCAAGGAGCATATTGAGCAGAATCCTTCCTTTATCCGGCCTGAGCGCTACCGCTCGGAAGTTCTGGCCATGCTGGAATCCGGCGCTTTGGAAGACCTGTGCATATCCCGGCCCAAATCGCGGCTGACCTGGGGCATAGAACTGCCCTTTGACAAGGATTATGTGTGCTATGTCTGGTTTGACGCCCTTATCAACTACATAAGCGCACTGAACTGGCCTGACGGCAAGGACTTTGAGCATTTCTGGCCGGGCGAGCACCTTGTTGCCAAGGATATCCTCAAACCGCATGCCGTGTTCTGGCCCACCATGCTCAAGGCGGCTGGGCTGCCTCAGTACAAGCATCTTGATGTGCATGGCTACTGGCTTGTGCGTGATACCAAGATGTCAAAATCACTTGGCAATGTGGTTGAGCCTGAAGCCATGAGCCAGCGCTTTGGCACGGACGCCTTCCGCTATTTTCTGCTGCGTGAAATGCACTTCGGATCGGACGCCAGCTTCAGCGATGAGGCCCTGATCAGCCGCATCAACGCTGACCTTGCCAATGATTTGGGCAATCTTTTCAGCCGGGTGCTTTCAATGACCGCCAAGTATTTCGGCAGTCGGATTCCCGCCCCCAAGGCATTTGATGAAGCTGATGAAGCCATTATTGAACTGACCGCCACGGCCATGCGCAACTTCAGCCAGCTTTTCGGCAACGTGCAGTTTTCCCAGGGGCTTGAGTCCCTGTGGGAACTGGTGCGCGCCCTGAACAAGTACGTGGACAGTCAGGGGCCCTGGGCCTTGCACAAGCAGGGCAATATGGAGCGCCTCGCCACTGTCATGTATGTGCTTCTGTCGGCCATGCGCAAAACGGCAGTGTGCCTGTGGCCGGTTATGCCGGTAGCCTGCGCAAAGATGCTGGAACAGCTCGGCCAGCCCGTGGAGCCTGGAATGCCTCCCGTGCGTGCCCTTGAAGCCGAGATGGACAATTTTGACGGGCTTGTGCCGGGCACGGCGGTGGCCGAGGCTTCAAATCTTTTCCCGCGCATCGAGGTGAAAAAGGACTCCGGCGAGGCCGATAAAGCCAAGGCTGCCAAGGCGGAAAAAAAAGCTGCCAAGCAGCAGAACGCGGCCAACAGCCAGCCCAAGGCCGTGAACGCCGACGCTGATCAGGTCGGCGCGGATCTGACTGGCGCGGCAGCGGGCAAGCCAAACATAGATTTTGATCATTTCAAAGCTTTGGACATGCGCATAGGAACGGTGCTGGTAGCTGAAAAGCATCCCAATGCCGACCGCATCCTGCGTCTTGAAATTGACTTTGGTGAAGGGCAGCCCCGCCAGATACTGTCTGGCCTGGCCGAGCACTATTCACCAGAGGCAATGGTGGGAAAACGTGTTTGTGCAGTGCTTAACCTTGAGCCGCGCAAGATTCGCGGTCTCGTGTCGCACGGCATGGTGCTTACGGCCGGAAATGATTCGGGCCTGACCCTGCTTGGGCTGGATTCCGACGTTCCCAACGGCAGTGAAATAGCGTAG
- a CDS encoding glycosyltransferase — MNPPVLNITIPVFNRFHLTQKTILTLRKTVTSIPFTVTVVDNGSETALRERLVELRTHGLIDNLFLLPCNMGISCACNIGWKSVDSPYYMKLDNDIEFIDVSWLDKLFRLWSHGHPVSTLGPALTPERLRRNPGTIESQDGILGICTENLPGGAIIIPKAVSDVLGYWSEDYGLYGAEDGDYGVRMNCAGFFQYYYDDRDFFIHHGYYGGTEYVGTGVDKKSEHARLFKDEAGGFGLFVLNYYLYNMCIRNWKVPLRYRIKDMNGYNVVLEENPEHAQIQIALQRSKKFLDGLYNTGKKYNIYSEAVVTHLKKIWKSCDQTCSMHNIEPSL, encoded by the coding sequence ATGAATCCGCCCGTTCTTAATATCACCATACCCGTGTTTAATCGGTTTCATCTTACGCAAAAAACAATTCTAACCCTGCGCAAAACGGTAACAAGTATTCCTTTTACGGTGACCGTAGTTGACAATGGAAGCGAGACTGCGCTGCGAGAAAGACTGGTAGAACTGCGCACTCACGGGTTGATAGACAATCTTTTTTTACTCCCCTGTAACATGGGTATTTCTTGCGCTTGCAACATTGGGTGGAAATCTGTTGATAGCCCCTATTACATGAAGCTTGATAACGATATTGAATTTATTGATGTCAGCTGGTTGGATAAACTCTTTCGGCTCTGGTCCCACGGGCATCCAGTGTCTACCCTTGGCCCCGCATTAACCCCCGAGCGGCTTAGACGGAATCCTGGCACTATCGAAAGTCAGGATGGCATTTTGGGCATTTGCACTGAAAACCTGCCCGGCGGCGCCATCATAATACCAAAAGCTGTCTCAGATGTTCTGGGCTACTGGAGCGAAGACTATGGCCTTTATGGGGCAGAAGATGGGGACTATGGGGTGCGCATGAACTGCGCTGGTTTTTTTCAGTATTACTATGACGATCGCGATTTTTTCATACACCACGGATACTATGGAGGTACGGAGTACGTAGGAACGGGGGTAGACAAAAAGAGTGAGCATGCACGCCTATTCAAGGATGAGGCTGGTGGTTTCGGCCTATTTGTTTTGAACTATTATCTCTACAACATGTGCATACGAAACTGGAAAGTGCCTTTGCGCTACCGCATAAAAGACATGAATGGATATAATGTCGTGCTGGAAGAGAATCCAGAACATGCACAGATACAAATAGCGTTACAGCGCAGTAAAAAATTTTTGGATGGGCTGTACAATACAGGTAAAAAATACAACATATATTCTGAGGCAGTGGTGACTCATTTAAAAAAAATATGGAAATCATGTGACCAAACATGCTCAATGCACAACATTGAACCTTCCCTTTAG
- a CDS encoding glycosyltransferase family 2 protein — translation MGCVQDLITVIIPAHNSGEYIKFALTSLEMQSYANFEALIIDGSTDDTSNLINEFVHYDHRFTSYKIQNLGPGFARNFGIDKAKGKYVTFMDHDDMAAENWLGELHAMATREETDITFCSGFDFSGDTVSLLELPPIPDSVYMLNDTIRNQISCLFIAPWLKLIPREFITKNKLKFSLDNKFDDVLFHFCAMHAAKKIAFTEKRLYYHRIHDGSITSKSIANKNLFFYHYKTLYDLILYKHDEKLIHRFMRFLSSYSEHVESDQVYTNIHHTISEYLNQKNDDAILKTIKSLFLFSWELFLDKPIKIN, via the coding sequence ATGGGATGCGTACAGGATTTGATCACTGTAATTATTCCAGCGCATAATTCAGGCGAATACATAAAATTTGCATTAACAAGCCTTGAAATGCAGTCATACGCAAATTTTGAGGCTCTGATTATTGACGGTTCAACTGATGACACATCAAATTTAATTAATGAATTTGTTCATTATGATCATCGATTCACGTCATATAAGATACAAAACTTAGGCCCCGGCTTTGCAAGGAATTTTGGAATAGATAAGGCGAAAGGAAAATATGTAACGTTTATGGATCATGATGACATGGCTGCTGAAAACTGGTTAGGTGAGCTACATGCCATGGCAACAAGAGAAGAAACTGATATTACTTTTTGTTCAGGATTTGATTTTTCCGGTGATACTGTTTCCCTTTTAGAACTGCCACCAATCCCAGATTCTGTTTATATGCTTAACGATACAATCCGAAATCAAATAAGTTGTCTGTTTATTGCACCATGGTTAAAACTCATACCGCGAGAGTTTATTACCAAAAATAAACTCAAATTTTCTTTGGACAATAAATTTGATGATGTGTTGTTTCATTTTTGTGCAATGCATGCTGCCAAAAAAATTGCCTTTACTGAAAAGCGGCTCTACTATCATCGCATTCATGATGGCTCTATAACCAGCAAATCTATAGCAAACAAGAATTTATTTTTTTACCATTACAAAACACTCTATGATTTAATTTTATATAAGCATGACGAAAAATTGATACATCGATTCATGCGTTTTTTAAGCTCATATTCAGAACATGTTGAATCAGATCAGGTCTACACAAACATACACCATACAATATCTGAATATTTAAATCAAAAAAATGACGATGCAATACTCAAAACTATTAAATCTCTATTTCTCTTCTCATGGGAGCTTTTCTTGGACAAACCAATAAAAATTAATTGA
- a CDS encoding 3-methyl-2-oxobutanoate hydroxymethyltransferase, translated as MAETQAPTTQKRKHVTIPMLMKKKQAGEKITQLAVYDFANARVADRLGADILCVSDTGGMVLFGHPNTTSVTFEEVMLMAQAVDRGSQYGLRMVDMPYMSFHLSPQQAVDNAAQFVHRANAEVMKCEGNQYHCKNIEAIVRAGIPVQGHIGITPMRMPQLGGFAAQGKTADRAKELIDDALAMVDAGCFSIMCEVCTSELCQYLAETLPVPVISLGAGNKADGVHIIGSDLFHLYEPHVPRHSKIYEDLIPIMERVYTQYFDEVLNEVYPGPEHTVFMKPDELAKFKEMLHWTPKR; from the coding sequence ATGGCTGAAACACAGGCCCCCACTACCCAAAAGCGTAAGCACGTCACCATTCCCATGTTGATGAAGAAAAAGCAGGCCGGAGAAAAAATTACCCAGCTCGCCGTATACGATTTCGCCAACGCCCGTGTGGCGGACCGTCTCGGCGCGGACATCCTGTGCGTTTCTGATACGGGCGGCATGGTGCTGTTCGGGCACCCCAACACCACGTCTGTTACTTTTGAAGAAGTCATGCTGATGGCCCAGGCCGTTGACCGTGGTTCGCAGTACGGCCTGCGCATGGTTGATATGCCCTATATGAGCTTTCATCTTTCTCCCCAGCAGGCCGTGGACAACGCCGCCCAGTTTGTACATCGCGCCAACGCAGAAGTGATGAAGTGCGAAGGTAACCAGTATCATTGCAAAAATATAGAAGCCATTGTCCGGGCGGGCATCCCTGTTCAGGGGCATATAGGCATTACCCCTATGCGTATGCCGCAGCTTGGCGGGTTTGCCGCTCAAGGGAAAACCGCTGATCGCGCCAAAGAGCTTATTGACGACGCTCTGGCCATGGTTGACGCCGGTTGTTTCTCTATCATGTGCGAAGTGTGTACCTCCGAGCTGTGTCAGTACTTGGCCGAAACCCTGCCTGTGCCGGTCATTTCACTGGGTGCCGGAAACAAAGCTGATGGCGTGCATATCATCGGGTCCGACCTGTTCCACCTGTATGAACCCCATGTGCCCCGGCATTCAAAAATATATGAAGACCTCATCCCCATCATGGAGCGCGTATACACACAGTACTTTGATGAGGTGCTGAACGAGGTTTACCCCGGCCCGGAACATACGGTCTTCATGAAGCCGGATGAACTCGCTAAGTTCAAAGAAATGCTGCACTGGACTCCCAAGCGTTAA
- a CDS encoding regulatory iron-sulfur-containing complex subunit RicT translates to MPIYGLRFRSLGQTSYYSGPAGLNPGEHVLIEAEQGHALAVIVSGPARPLSDQEEPLPQILRLASPEDVRRGEANEQLSREAQAFCRQCIRQRDLDMKLVDVEVFFDRSKLIFYFTAPSRIDFRDLVKDLVREYRARIELRQIGVRHETQMVGAVGNCGMVCCCRRYLRKFAPVTIRMAKEQNLFLNPAKISGICGRLLCCLSYEQENYDHFHKNCPRLGKKYQTDKGAMKVLRANMFRNSLAVLTEANEELELTLEEWQALSPHRPESVQNPQNPPRQAPKAQVGDGLLVVSAAPDNLDQLDMMDELFPHEEPELQRGQENGGDGAGFAHNDAANGDAGGGQGDPGKPRRKRRRKPHSRAE, encoded by the coding sequence ATGCCCATATATGGCCTGCGTTTTCGTTCGCTTGGCCAGACAAGCTATTACAGTGGTCCTGCCGGTCTCAATCCGGGGGAACATGTGCTTATTGAAGCCGAACAGGGGCATGCGCTGGCCGTCATTGTCTCTGGCCCGGCTCGTCCGCTGTCTGATCAGGAAGAACCGCTGCCGCAGATTTTACGTCTGGCCAGTCCCGAAGACGTACGGCGCGGCGAGGCCAATGAGCAGTTGAGCAGGGAGGCGCAGGCCTTTTGCCGTCAGTGCATCCGCCAGCGCGATCTGGATATGAAGCTTGTGGATGTGGAAGTCTTTTTTGACCGCAGCAAACTCATTTTTTACTTCACAGCGCCCTCGCGCATTGATTTTCGCGACCTTGTGAAGGATCTTGTACGCGAGTACCGCGCCCGCATTGAGTTGCGGCAGATCGGCGTTCGCCACGAAACCCAGATGGTGGGCGCTGTGGGCAACTGTGGAATGGTCTGCTGCTGCCGCCGTTATTTGCGAAAGTTTGCGCCCGTGACCATACGCATGGCCAAGGAGCAAAACCTTTTTCTCAATCCCGCCAAGATATCCGGCATTTGCGGCCGTTTGCTCTGCTGCCTTTCGTATGAGCAGGAAAATTACGATCACTTCCATAAAAACTGCCCCCGGCTCGGCAAGAAATACCAGACAGACAAAGGCGCCATGAAGGTGCTGCGGGCCAATATGTTCCGCAACTCGCTGGCCGTGCTCACCGAGGCCAATGAAGAGCTTGAGCTTACGCTTGAGGAGTGGCAGGCCCTTTCGCCGCACCGGCCCGAATCCGTGCAAAATCCGCAAAATCCGCCACGCCAGGCCCCCAAGGCCCAGGTTGGTGACGGTCTGCTGGTAGTTTCCGCTGCGCCGGACAATCTTGATCAGCTTGATATGATGGATGAGCTTTTTCCGCATGAAGAGCCTGAATTGCAGCGCGGCCAGGAAAATGGCGGCGATGGTGCGGGATTTGCCCACAATGACGCAGCCAATGGCGATGCTGGCGGCGGGCAGGGCGACCCCGGCAAGCCGCGCCGCAAGCGGCGTCGCAAGCCGCACAGCAGGGCAGAGTAA